In a single window of the Raphanus sativus cultivar WK10039 chromosome 9, ASM80110v3, whole genome shotgun sequence genome:
- the LOC108824310 gene encoding uncharacterized protein LOC108824310, whose protein sequence is MDQIVSGEEEEELGVDIEEGVGFNDITTNQEDVVLDQVWNGRLSYEHRSENTTDDDEDGGLINPLIQDGKRRERSSQSLDLSDRKFDSVKVKKTRKPSSKPPRPPKGPLLTANDQKLMREIAELAMRKRARIERMRRMKAAKSSSPCSSILAMIVTVIFFAFLIFQGFFTSNASLSSDNSPAPDNNRMVSVQFYNEFAPRERIDPSPTTTFRYKRVSGADNEENTREVNR, encoded by the exons ATGGATCAAATAGTTtcaggagaagaagaagaagagcttgGTGTTGACATTGAAGAAGGTGTTGGCTTCAATGATATAACGACCAATCAAGAAGATGTTGTTCTGGATCAGGTTTGGAATGGGCGTTTGAGTTATGAACACAGGTCTGAAAATACCACTGATGACGATGAGGATGGTGGTCTGATAAACCCCTTGATTCAAGATGGGAAGAGGAGAGAAAGAAGCAGCCAAAGTCTGGACCTTTCTGATAGAAAATTCGATAGTGTCAAGGTTAAGAAGACGAGGAAGCCTTCTTCAAAGCCTCCTAGACCTCCTAAAGGTCCTTTGTTGACTGCAAACGACCAGAAGCTGATGAGGGAGATCGCAGAGCTCGCTATGAGGAAGCGTGCTAGGATTGAACGTATGAGAAGAATGAAAGCAGCAAAGTCTTCTTCTCCTTGCAGTAGCATTTTGGCTATGATAGTCACTGTTATCTTCTTCGCCTTTCTTATCTTTCAAG GGTTCTTCACAAGCAATGCAAGTTTGAGTTCAGACAATTCTCCTGCACCAGACAACAACCGTATGGTCTCTGTTCAGTTCTACAATGAGTTTGCTCCTCGTGAGAGAATAGATCCCAGCCCTACTACGACGTTCAG GTATAAGAGAGTCTCGGGTGCAGACAATGAAGAGAACACAAGAGAAGTTAACAGATGA